GCGACGCCCGTCAGCCGGGCCAGCATGTCGGCGTCGGAGGAGCCGCGGCGGCCGCGCCGACGGCCGCGCTGCAGCTCCCGCACCGCGCGCAGGCCGCCGAAGAGCAGGAACCAGCACAGCGCGGCGGCGAACCCGTCCTGCAGGCGCGGGCTGCCGGCGAAGGAGACGACCGCGACGAGGGCTCCGGTGGCGACCACCGAGAGCACCCCGAAGAGGTTGCGCACGTGCACGAGCGTGGCCGCGAGCAGCACCAGCGCGATCCACAGCGCCCACTCGGCGCGGTCGGCGGCCACCAGGACCGCCCCGCCCAGCCCGAGCAGCCCCGGCGCCGGGTAGCCGCCGAGGAAGGTGAACACCAGACCCGGCCCGGCCGGGGCGCCGGTGGACACGGTGAGGCCCGAGGTGTCGGGGTGCAGGCGGATGCCGGTGAGCCCGCGCCCGGCCAGCACGGCGGTGATGGCGTGCCCGCCCTCGTGCGCGATCGTCACCACCGTGCGGGTCCACCGCCACGAGGTCGACCACAGCACCGCGACCAGCGCGAGCACCAGTGCGAGGAGCACGGTCGGCCGCTCGTCGATCAGCCGCGTGACGACCGCGGTGGCCTCGTCGATCAGCTCCATGGCGCCATCCTGCCGAACCGGGTTGACCTTCCAGCGGGTGGAGGGTCCAGGCTCTCCCGCATGACGAAGCTGACCATCGGGCAGCTCGCCGCCCGGTCGGGCGTGCCGGTGCGCACGATCCGGTTCTGGTCCGACGAGGGCGTGCTGCCCGAGACCGACCGGTCCCGCGGCGGCTACCGCCGCTACGACAGCCGGGCCGTCGCCCGGCTCGACCTGGTCCGGACGCTGCGCGAGCTGGGCATGGGCCTCGACGAGGTGCGGCTGGTGCTCGACCGCCGCCGCAGCGTCGAGGACGTGGCCGCCGAGCACGTCCGCGCCATCGACGACCGCATCCGCGTCCTGCGGACCCAGCGCGCCGTGTGCACGCTGCTCGCCCGCGGGGCCCCCTCACCCCGGAAGGCCGCACTGATGAACGACCTCGCCCGACTCTCCGCGGCCGAGCGCCGCCGGATGATCGACGGGTTCGTCGACGCCGCGTTCGCCGGCACCGACCCCGGCTCCCCGGGCGCCGGGATCGCCGACGCCATGCGCACCCTGCCCGCCGAGCTGCCCGACGACCCGAGCACCGAGCAGGTGGAGGCCTGGGTGGAGCTGGCCGAGCTGGTCGGCGACCCCGCGTTCCTGGCCAGGGTGCGGGAGATGACCGTCGCGGGGTCCGCCGCGGAGCGACCGGAGGCCGTCGACCCGGCGCTGGTGGCCGAGCACGCGGGAGCCGCACTGGCCGCCGGGACCGCCCCGGACTCCCCCGACGCCCGTGCCGTCGTCGACCGGATCTCCCCGCCGGGCTCCGACCGGGCCGCGCAGGCCGCGGTGATCGACACCTTCGCCGACCGCCGCGTCGAGCGCTACTGGACCCTGCTCGGCGTCCTCAACGGCTGGGACCCGTTCCCGCCGCGGATCCCGGCGTTCGAGTGGCTGGCCGCCGCCCTGCGCGCCCACCCCTGACGCGGCCGGGGGTCAGTCCCTGCGGCCGCTGACCGCCAGGCCGACCCCCATCACGATCAGGGTCAGGCCGCCCGTCCCACCCAGGCGCCGCAGGCGGGCCGGAGAGGTGGCGAACCAGTCGCGGGCCGTGCCGGCGGCGAGGCCCCACAGCGAGTCGAGTCCGGCCGCGAGCACCGCGAACAGCAGCCCGAGCACCAGCATCTGCGTGGTGGCGTCGCCCGCGCGGACGTCGACGAACTGGGGCAGCACCGCGGCGAAGAAGATCAGCACCTTCGGGTTGGTGGCACCGACGACCACGCCCTGCCAGTACAACCGCCGGTCGACCGCGCCGGGCGCGCCGCCCAGCGCGGCG
This sequence is a window from Pseudonocardia petroleophila. Protein-coding genes within it:
- a CDS encoding LysE family translocator — protein: MPSVETLVTFALAGIVLVVIPGPSVLFIVGRALAHGRRAALTSVAGNTTGAALVVVVVALGFGAVAAQSLAVFTVLKLAGAAYLVHLGVQTFRHRGDLAAALGGAPGAVDRRLYWQGVVVGATNPKVLIFFAAVLPQFVDVRAGDATTQMLVLGLLFAVLAAGLDSLWGLAAGTARDWFATSPARLRRLGGTGGLTLIVMGVGLAVSGRRD
- a CDS encoding helix-turn-helix domain-containing protein, with the translated sequence MTKLTIGQLAARSGVPVRTIRFWSDEGVLPETDRSRGGYRRYDSRAVARLDLVRTLRELGMGLDEVRLVLDRRRSVEDVAAEHVRAIDDRIRVLRTQRAVCTLLARGAPSPRKAALMNDLARLSAAERRRMIDGFVDAAFAGTDPGSPGAGIADAMRTLPAELPDDPSTEQVEAWVELAELVGDPAFLARVREMTVAGSAAERPEAVDPALVAEHAGAALAAGTAPDSPDARAVVDRISPPGSDRAAQAAVIDTFADRRVERYWTLLGVLNGWDPFPPRIPAFEWLAAALRAHP
- a CDS encoding M50 family metallopeptidase encodes the protein MELIDEATAVVTRLIDERPTVLLALVLALVAVLWSTSWRWTRTVVTIAHEGGHAITAVLAGRGLTGIRLHPDTSGLTVSTGAPAGPGLVFTFLGGYPAPGLLGLGGAVLVAADRAEWALWIALVLLAATLVHVRNLFGVLSVVATGALVAVVSFAGSPRLQDGFAAALCWFLLFGGLRAVRELQRGRRRGRRGSSDADMLARLTGVAGGMWAGLFWLISGVAVITAAWVLLG